One window from the genome of Zonotrichia leucophrys gambelii isolate GWCS_2022_RI chromosome 27, RI_Zleu_2.0, whole genome shotgun sequence encodes:
- the COASY gene encoding bifunctional coenzyme A synthase, which produces MPPFASGLLVLTAPLPALPRRAAGLVAAAAGLVAGPLYVHLQPGLRLGGPAAGPAAPPAGPALLRALAALYTAAATRRGLDLRVLLGPGRRLARQPRVLLAAAAEAPGPPEPVQLGLQRLAAAVYGCPPSLPAMLLGEDTAGDPDGDPEQDPEAALPEFLDVAVGGTFDRLHGAHRLLLSACCLLARRRLLAGVADGELLRHKVLPELIEPYELRAAKLREFLEDVKPSLCYDIVPLADPFGPSVTDPDLQCLVVSEETHRGGVAVNKKRLENGLPELALYEIQLMKDPEHNQNEEEKISSSSLRQRLLGTLLQPPRRDPALPLRPYVIGLTGGTGSGKTSMAKLLGQLGAFVIDADQLGHAVYAPGGPAHEAVVAAFGAEILNKDGTINRKVLGAKVFGNQEQLKRLTDIVWPRIAQMVMEKVREADAQGKAVCVLDAAVLLEAGWQDMVHEVWTAIIPEEEAVRRIVARDGLTEEAARRRLQSQMSNRQRVEQSQVVLCSLWEPEITRQQVHKAWDLLQQRLSPEPSP; this is translated from the exons ATGCCGCCCTTCGCCTcggggctgctggtgctgacGGCGCCGCTGCCCGCGCTgccgcggcgggcggcggggctggtggcggcggcggcggggctggTGGCGGGGCCGCTCTACGTGCACCTGCAGCCGGGGCTGCGGCtgggcggccccgccgccggccccgccgctcctcCCGCGGGCCCCGCGCTGCTGCGGGCTCTGGCCGCGCTCTACACGGCGGCGGCGACGCGGCGGGGGCTGGACCTGCGCGTCCTGCTGGGGCCCGGCCGCCGCCTGGCGCGGCAGCCCCGCGTGCTGCTGGCGGCCGCCGCCGAGGCGCCGGGGCCGCCGGAGCCGGTGCAGCTCGGGCTGCAGCGCCTGGCCGCGGCCGTGTACGGCTGCCCGCCCAGCCTGCCCGCGATGCTGCTGGGCGAGGACACCGCGGGTGACCCCGACGGGGACCCCGAGCAGGATCCCGAGGCGGCGCTCCCCGAGTTCCTGGACGTGGCTGTTGGCGGCACCTTCGACCGGCTGCACGGTGCCCACCGGCTCCTGCTCAGCgcctgctgcctcctggcccGGCGGCGGCTCCTGGCCGGGGTGGCGGACGGAGAGCTGCTCCGCC ACAAGGTGCTGCCAGAGCTGATCGAGCCCTACGAGCTGCGGGCGGCGAAGCTGCGCGAGTTCCTGGAGGATGTGAAGCCCTCACTGTGCTACGACATCGTGCCTCTGGCCGACCCCTTCGGGCCCTCGGTCACAGACCCCgacctgcagtgcctggtggtCAGCGAGGAGACCCACCGGGGAGGGGTGGCTGTCAACAAGAAGAGACTTGAAAAT GGACTCCCCGAGCTGGCTCTGTATGAAATCCAATTGATGAAGGACCCCGAGCACAATCAGAACGAGGAGGAGAAGatcagctcctccagcctgcggcagaggctgctggggacactgctgcagcccccacGG CGAGACCCGGCCCTGCCGCTGCGCCCCTACGTGATTGGGCTgactgggggcactggcagTGGGAAAACCTCCATGGCCaaactgctggggcagctgggcgCCTTCGTCATCGACGCTGACCAGCTGGGCCACGCCGTCTATGCCCCTGGTGGCCCGGCCCACGAGGCAGTGGTGGCAGCCTTTGGGGCAG AGATCCTGAACAAAGATGGAACCATTAACAGGAAAGTCCTTGGGGCCAAAGTGTTTGGAAACCAG gagcagctgaagaggCTGACGGACATCGTGTGGCCCAGAATAGCCCAGATGGTGATGGAGAAGGTCAGGGAGGCTGATGCTCAAG GGAAAGCCGTGTGTGTGCTGGACGCTGCCGTGCTGCTGGAGGCCGGCTGGCAGGACATGGTGCACGAGGTGTGGACAGCCATCATCCCAGAGGAGGAG GCCGTGAGGCGCATTGTGGCCAGGGATGGGCTCACCGAGGAGGCCGCTCGGCGCCGGCTGCAGAGCCAGATGAGCAACAGGCAGAGGGTGGAACAGTCCCAGGTGGTGCTGTGCAGCCTCTGGGAGCCCGAGATCACCCGCCAGCAG GTGCACAAGGCCTgggacctgctgcagcagcgCCTGAGCCCCGAGCCCAGCCCGTGA
- the HSD17B1 gene encoding 17-beta-hydroxysteroid dehydrogenase type 1 — MGWPRWAALPGMERTTVLITGCSSGIGLGLAARLAADAARRFQVYATMRDLAKGERLLERLGGSCPDTLELLQLDVTDPCSLAAAAQHVQGRQLDVLVCNAGVGLMGPLETCSEQAMRTLFDVNVFGAVRTIQAFLPAMKSRRAGRIVVSSSIGGLQGLPFNAVYCASKFALEGLCESLAIILRPFNIHLTLVECGPVHTSFMANLQRPDPEGSEMQSLDAETQRLYRRYLGHCQSIFRDTAQEVEQVLPLFLEAIGSPCPPLRCASTQLLAPLCRLRLSSPDGSAYVRAMHDFVFGGTETGGEQP, encoded by the exons ATGGGGTGGCCCCgttgggcagcgctgccaggcatGGAGAGAACCACGGTGCTGATCACGGGCTGCTCCTCGGGCATCggcctggggctggctgcaCGCCTGGCAGCCGACGCCGCTCGCCGCTTCCAAG TTTATGCCACCATGCGTGACCTGGCCAAGGGGGAGCGGCTGCTGGAGCGCCTGGGGGGCTCCTGCCCCGACacgctggagctgctgcagctcgaTGTCACTGACCCCTGCTcgctggcagctgctgcacagcacgTGCAGGGACGGCAGCTGGATGTGCTGG TGTGCAATGCAGGGGTGGGACTGATGGGACCGCTGGAGACCTGCTCCGAGCAGGCCATGAGAACTCTCTTCGATGTGAACGTCTTCGGGGCTGTCCGCACCATCCAGGCCTTCCTGCCTGCCATGAAGAGCCGCAGGGCCGGGCGGATCGTTGTCTCCAGCAGCATCGGGGGGCTGCAAG ggctgcccttcAATGCTGTGTACTGCGCCAGCAAGTTTGCAttggaggggctgtgtgagagCCTGGCCATCATCCTGCGCCCCTTCAACATCCA CCTGACGCTGGTGGAGTGCGGGCCGGTCCACACCAGCTTCATGGCCAACCTGCAGCGCCCCGACCCCGAGGGCAGCGAGATGCAGAGCTTGGATGCCGAGACACAGCGGCTGTACCGGCGGtacctggggcactgccagagcaTCTTCCGCGACACGGCCCAGGAGGTGGAGCAGGTGCTGCCG CTGTTCCTGGAGGCCAtcggcagcccctgccctccccttcGCTGCGCCAGCACCCAGCTCCTCGCCCCGCTCTGCCGCCTGCGGCTCAGCAGCCCCGACGGCTCCGCGTACGTCCGCGCCATGCACGACTTCGTGTTCGGCGGCACCGAGACCGGcggggagcagccctga
- the NAGLU gene encoding alpha-N-acetylglucosaminidase has protein sequence MALGSQAQPWSWQHTPARRGLHWGGSGSPEFPSFLRVPSWQRLRIPAAAGRDPGSPALFPGGVRLGGRDRDAPGGSCWAAGTLPGLAAPPAGRSGSRSPGLMDGRGRTGMGGAGGGRDRTGMGGAVPGEAGPEGASAYGEAGARGDANGGRGPDRGWAALPFLLLLAATAGRAGDPRQEEAVRALARRLLGPRAAAVSLSVDPALAAGGPDIYRLWSPPGTGVAVAVEGSSGVAAAAGLYRYLRDFCGCHLSWSGAQLRLPEPLPRLRAEIRAAAPGRYRYYQNVCTQSYSFAWWDWARWEREIDWMALSGINLAPAFAGQEAVWQRVYRNLGLNQSEIDKYFTGPAFLAWNRMGNLRRWAGPLPPAWHFKQLYLQYRIVERMRSLGMTTVLPAFAGHVPQGILRVFPRVNATRLGHWSHFDCAYSCTYLLDPEDPMFQVIGTLFLKELIKEFGTDHVYSADTFNEMTPLSSDPAYLSRVSNAVFRSMTGADPKALWLMQGWLFQHQPDFWQPAQVRALLHGVPLGRMIVLDLFAESKPVYQWTESFYGQPFIWCMLHNFGGNHGLFGTVEAINHGPFAARRFPNSTMVGTGLVPEGIEQNDMVYELMNELGWRQEPLDLPSWVTRYAERRYGAPNAAAAGAWRLLLRSVYNCTGVCVNHNRSPLVRRPSLRMDTALWYNASDVYEAWRLLLSAGAELGSSPAFLYDLVDVTRQAAQQLVSDYYLSIRQAFQSHALPELLTAGGVLVYDLLPELDSLLCSHSLFLLGRWLESARAVATSAREAEQYELNARNQVTLWGPSGNILDYANKQLGGLVLDYYAVRWSLFVSVLVESLNSGRPFHQEQFNQAVFQVERGFIYNKKRYPAVPAGDTMEISRKLFLKYYPSALRRSSAGPA, from the exons ATGGCTCTGGGCTCACAGGcgcagccctggagctggcagcacacCCCGGCCCGCCGTGGGCTGCactgggggggctcggggagcCCCGAATTCCCGTCCTTCCTCCGGGTTCCGTCCTGGCAGCGTCTGCGGATTCCCGCTGCGGCTGGGAGAGACCCGGGCAGCCCGGCCCTGTTCCCCGGCGGGGTTCGCCTGGGCGGCCGAGACCGGGACGCTCCGGGTGGGTCCTGCTGGGCTGCCGGGACGCTGCCCGGTCTCGCAGCGCCCCCGGCCGGCCGGAGCGGGTCCCGGAGCCCCGGGCTGATGGATGGGCGGGGCCGTACCGGGatgggcggggccgggggcgggcgggaCCGTACCGGGATGGGCGGGGCCGTACCGGGAGAGGCGGGGCCGGAGGGGGCGAGCGCGTACGGAGAGGCGGGCGCGCGGGGAGACGCGAACGGCGGGCGGGGACCGGACCGGGGCTGGGCGGCGCTgccgttcctgctgctgctggcggccACGGCGGGGCGAGCGGGGGACCCGCGGCAGGAGGAGGCGGTGCGGGCGCTGGCGCGGCGCCTGCTCGGCCCTCGGGCCGCCGCCGTGTCGCTCTCGGTGGACCCGGCGCTGGCGGCTGGCGGGCCCGACATCTACCGGCTGTGGTCGCCTCCCGGTACCGGAGTGGCCGTCGCCGTCGAGGGCTCCAGCGGCGTGGCGGCGGCCGCCGGTCTCTATCGCTACCTGCGGGACTTCTGCGGCTGCCACCTGTCGTGGTCCGGGGCGCAGCTCCGCCTGCCGGAGCCGCTGCCGCGGCTGCGGGCCGAGatccgcgccgccgcccccggcag GTACCGCTACTACCAGAACGTGTGCACCCAGAGCTACTCGTTCGCCTGGTGGGACTGGGCGCGATGGGAGCGGGAGATCGACTGGATGGCGCTGAGCGGCATCAACCTGGCACCGGCGTTCGCGGGGCAGGAGGCGGTCTGGCAGCGG GTTTACCGTAACCTGGGGCTGAACCAGTCGGAGATCGACAAATACTTCACGGGCCCCGCGTTCCTGGCCTGGAACAGGATGGGCAACCTCCGCCGCTGGGCCGGGCCGCTGCCTCCCGCCTGGCACTTCAAACAGCTCTACCTGCAG TACCGCATCGTGGAGCGGATGCGCTCGCTGGGCATGACCACGGTGCTGCCGGCCTTCGCGGGCCATGTGCCGCAGGGCATCCTCCG GGTCTTCCCCCGTGTGAATGCCACTCGCCTGGGGCACTGGAGCCACTTTGACTGCGCCTACTCGTGCACCTACCTGCTGGACCCAGAGGACCCCATGTTCCAGGTGATCGGGACGCTCTTCCTGAAGGAGCTGATCAAGGAGTTTGGCACAGACCACGTCTATAGCGCAGACACCTTCAACGAGATGACCCCCCTGTCTTCCGACCCTGCCTATCTCTCCAGAGTCAGCAATGCTGTTTTCAGGTCAATGACAGGAG ctgacCCCAAGGCGCTGTGGCTGATGCAGGGCTGGCTCTTCCAGCACCAGCCCGACTtctggcagccagcacaggtgCGGGCCCTGCTGCACGGAGTGCCCCTTGGCAGGATGATTGTTCTCGACCTCTTTGCTGAGTCCAAGCCCGTCTACCAGTGGACAGAGTCCTTCTACGGGCAGCCCTTCATCTGGTGCATGCTGCACAACTTCGGGGGCAACCACGGCCTCTTTGGCACGGTGGAGGCCATCAACCACGGCCCCTTCGCCGCTCGGCGCTTCCCCAACTCCACCATGGTGGGCACGGGGCTGGTTCCCGAGGGCATCGAGCAGAACGACATGGTGTACGAGCTGATGAACGAGCTGGGCTGGCGGCAGGAGCCGCTGGACCTGCCCAGCTGGGTGACGCGCTACGCCGAGCGCCGCTATGGAGCCCCGAACGCCGCTGCAGCCGGCGCCTGGCGCCTGCTCCTGCGCAGCGTCTACAACTGCACCGGCGTCTGCGTCAACCACAACCGCAGCCCGCTGGTGCGCCGGCCCTCGCTGCGCATGGACACCGCGCTCTGGTACAACGCCAGCGACGTCTACGAGGCCTGGCGGCTGCTGCTGAGCGCCGGCGCCGAGCTGGGCTCCAGCCCCGCCTTCCTCTACGACCTGGTGGACGTGACCCGGCAGGCAGCGCAGCAGCTGGTCAGCGATTACTACCTGAGCATCCGCCAGGCCTTCCAGAGCCACGCgctgcctgagctgctgacGGCCGGCGGCGTGCTGGTGTACGACCTGCTGCCCGAGCTGGACAGCctcctgtgcagccacagcctcttcCTGCTGGGCCGCTGGCTGGAGAGCGCCCGTGCCGTGGCCACCAGCGCCCGGGAGGCTGAGCAGTACGAGCTCAATGCCCGCAACCAGGTGACGCTCTGGGGGCCCAGCGGGAACATCCTGGATTATGCCAACAAGCAGCTGGGGGGGCTGGTGCTGGACTACTACGCTGTGCGCTGGAGCCTCTTCGTGTCTGTGCTGGTGGAGAGCCTCAACTCGGGCCGCCCCTTCCACCAGGAGCAGTTCAACCAGGCTGTCTTCCAAGTGGAGAGAGGCTTCATCTACAACAAGAAGCGttacccagctgtgccagctggggacaccatggAGATCTCCAGGAAGCTGTTCCTCAAATACTACCCCAGCGCCCTGCGGCGCAGCTCAGCTGGGCCTGCCTGA